One genomic segment of Mauremys mutica isolate MM-2020 ecotype Southern chromosome 10, ASM2049712v1, whole genome shotgun sequence includes these proteins:
- the LOC123378721 gene encoding histone H4-like, with the protein MSGQGKGGKGLGKGSAKRRRKVLLDDIQGITKPAIRRLARGGGVKHISGLIYEETCAVFKVFLENVIRDAVTYTEHAKRKTVTAMDVVYALKRQGHTLYGFGAKPFF; encoded by the coding sequence ATGTCTGGTCAGGGCAAAGGCGGCAAAGGACTTGGAAAGGGGAGTGCTAAGCGCCGTCGGAAGGTACTTCTCGATGACATTCAAGGTATTACCAAACCGGCTATTCGTCGTTTGGCTCGTGGTGGTGGTGTCAAGCATATTTCTGGGTTGATCTATGAAGAGACCTGTGCCGTGTTCAAAGTTTTTCTTGAAAACGTGATCCGCGATGCTGTTACTTACACTGAACATGCGAAGCGGAAGACTGTGACAGCCATGGATGTGGTTTACGCTCTAAAACGCCAGGGTCATACTCTGTATGGATTCGGGGCTAAGCCTTTTTTTTGA